A single genomic interval of Mycolicibacterium sp. MU0053 harbors:
- the relZ gene encoding bifunctional ribonuclease/(p)ppGpp synthase, translating to MYFVGLDLAWGERKPTGIAVVDGDSGRLSYVGVASDDASICAALAPYVEGDCVVAVDAPLIVVNPVGQRDCERQLNADFGRFQAGAHPANTGKPEFAETPRGARIVRALGLDMDPHSTAGRRAIEVYPHPATIALFRLGRTLKYKAKPGRGLPQLRAELQLLMDHIENLARRDPALRVADHDDWVELRERVETAERKSELRHAEDPVDAVLCAYVAMYATARPGDVTIYGDGDTGYIVTPTLPEDLEPTPRRATSPAVHDAIATYAERRPALKEATSHYLDQVRALLDEAGINYLSITARTKSVASFAEKAERSIDGRVLYTDPLSEITDQVGLRVITYLRDDVSAVANLLGDEMRLLDDRDMGVETASTGRWGYSSRHLLIAAEGEQQPASVQVRTILQHAWAEFEHDIRYKGSIPDEDAPDLDRRFTLAAGLLELADREFSAIRERLRSTPAVDRAPESDSDPRIATAVLATYLGNRYPDAGWSRTEHYGWISGLLLELGIDSLDALDLALAGVDSAAVNTALAYRYPAGAVRRLDDVLLAAFGDRYVGLSGNGHRTARLATRLERLREAGLAT from the coding sequence GTGTACTTCGTCGGTCTGGACTTGGCGTGGGGGGAACGTAAGCCCACCGGGATCGCGGTGGTCGACGGTGACAGCGGCCGGCTGAGCTATGTCGGGGTCGCCTCCGACGATGCGAGCATCTGCGCGGCGCTGGCGCCCTATGTCGAGGGCGACTGCGTGGTGGCGGTCGATGCGCCACTGATCGTGGTCAACCCGGTCGGGCAGCGCGACTGCGAGCGGCAGCTCAACGCGGACTTCGGCCGCTTCCAGGCCGGCGCGCACCCCGCCAACACGGGCAAGCCCGAATTCGCCGAGACCCCGCGCGGCGCGCGCATCGTCCGGGCGTTGGGGCTGGACATGGATCCGCATTCCACCGCCGGCCGGCGGGCCATCGAGGTGTACCCGCATCCCGCGACCATCGCGTTGTTCCGGCTCGGCCGCACCCTGAAGTACAAGGCCAAACCGGGCCGCGGGCTGCCGCAGTTGCGCGCGGAGTTGCAGCTGTTGATGGATCACATCGAGAACCTGGCGCGCCGGGACCCGGCGCTGCGGGTGGCCGACCACGACGACTGGGTCGAACTGCGGGAGCGCGTCGAAACCGCCGAGCGCAAAAGCGAACTGCGCCACGCCGAGGATCCGGTCGACGCGGTGCTGTGCGCCTACGTGGCGATGTACGCAACCGCGCGGCCCGGCGATGTCACGATCTACGGCGATGGCGACACCGGCTACATCGTCACCCCGACACTGCCCGAGGATCTCGAACCCACCCCGCGCCGGGCGACCTCGCCGGCCGTGCACGACGCCATCGCCACCTACGCCGAGCGTCGGCCCGCGCTCAAGGAGGCCACCAGCCACTACCTCGACCAGGTGCGCGCGCTGCTGGACGAGGCGGGCATCAACTATCTGAGCATCACCGCGCGCACCAAGTCGGTGGCGTCGTTCGCCGAGAAGGCCGAGCGCAGCATCGACGGCCGGGTGCTCTACACCGATCCGCTGTCGGAGATCACAGATCAGGTGGGCCTGCGGGTCATCACCTACCTGCGTGACGACGTGAGTGCGGTGGCCAATCTGCTCGGCGACGAGATGCGGTTGCTCGACGACCGGGACATGGGCGTGGAGACCGCCAGCACCGGGCGCTGGGGCTATTCGAGTCGGCATCTGCTGATCGCGGCCGAAGGTGAGCAGCAGCCCGCCTCGGTGCAGGTCCGCACCATCCTGCAGCACGCGTGGGCCGAGTTCGAGCACGACATCCGGTACAAGGGCTCGATTCCCGACGAGGACGCACCCGACCTCGACCGCCGCTTCACGTTGGCCGCGGGGCTGCTCGAACTCGCCGACCGGGAGTTCTCCGCCATCCGCGAACGGTTGCGGTCGACGCCTGCGGTGGACCGCGCGCCCGAGTCCGACAGCGACCCGCGGATCGCGACGGCGGTGCTGGCGACCTATCTGGGCAACCGCTACCCCGACGCCGGTTGGTCGCGCACCGAGCACTACGGCTGGATCTCCGGACTGCTGCTCGAGTTGGGCATCGATTCGCTGGATGCGTTGGACCTCGCGCTGGCAGGGGTCGACAGCGCTGCCGTCAACACGGCGCTGGCCTACCGCTATCCCGCGGGCGCGGTGCGCCGTCTCGACGACGTGCTGCTGGCGGCCTTCGGTGACCGCTATGTGGGGCTCAGCGGCAATGGTCACCGCACCGCGCGGCTGGCGACGCGGCTCGAGCGGCTGCGCGAGGCCGGACTGGCGACGTAA
- the purB gene encoding adenylosuccinate lyase, whose protein sequence is MSIPNVLADRYASAEMVAIWSPEAKIVAERRLWLAVLRAQAELGIAVPNGVIDDYERVLENVDLASIAARERITRHDVKARIEEFNALAGHEHVHKGMTSRDLTENVEQLQTRRALELVFARGVAVVARLAAAAVTYRDLVMAGRSHNVAAQATTLGKRFASAAQETLLALNRVGDLLQRYPLRGVKGPMGTAQDMLDLFDGDAARLADLESRVAEFLGFSRVLDSVGQVYPRSLDHDVLSALVQLGAGPSSFAHTVRLMAGHELVTEGFAPGQVGSSAMPHKMNTRSCERVNGLQVVLRGYAAMASELAGAQWNEGDVFCSVVRRVALPDAFFAIDGQIETFLTVLDEFGAYPAVVQRELDRYLPFLATTRILMAAVRAGVGRETAHEVIKEHAVAVALAMREQGREPDLLDRLAADPRLPLDRSALDAALADKSAFTGAAGDQVDAVVAAVAELVRLHPSAAEYTPGAIL, encoded by the coding sequence GTGAGCATCCCCAATGTCTTGGCCGACCGTTACGCCAGCGCTGAAATGGTGGCGATCTGGTCGCCGGAAGCCAAGATCGTGGCCGAGCGGCGGCTGTGGCTCGCGGTGCTGCGGGCCCAGGCCGAACTCGGCATCGCGGTCCCCAACGGGGTGATCGACGATTACGAACGCGTGCTCGAGAACGTGGACCTGGCCTCCATCGCGGCGCGCGAGCGCATCACCCGCCACGACGTGAAGGCCCGCATCGAGGAATTCAACGCGCTGGCCGGCCACGAGCATGTCCACAAGGGGATGACCAGCCGCGACCTCACCGAGAACGTCGAGCAGCTGCAGACCCGGCGCGCCCTGGAACTGGTGTTCGCCCGCGGCGTCGCGGTGGTGGCGCGGCTGGCGGCGGCGGCCGTGACTTACCGGGATCTGGTGATGGCCGGCCGGTCCCACAACGTGGCCGCGCAGGCCACCACGTTGGGGAAGCGATTCGCCTCGGCGGCGCAGGAGACGTTGCTGGCGCTGAATCGGGTCGGCGACCTGCTGCAGCGCTACCCGCTGCGCGGCGTGAAGGGCCCGATGGGCACCGCGCAGGACATGCTCGACCTGTTCGACGGCGACGCCGCGCGGCTGGCCGACCTCGAGTCCCGGGTCGCGGAGTTCCTGGGGTTCTCCCGCGTGCTCGACAGCGTCGGGCAGGTGTACCCGCGGTCGCTGGACCACGACGTGCTGTCCGCGCTGGTGCAACTCGGTGCCGGTCCGTCGTCGTTTGCCCACACCGTGCGGCTGATGGCGGGCCACGAACTGGTCACCGAGGGCTTCGCGCCCGGCCAGGTGGGGTCGTCGGCGATGCCGCACAAGATGAACACCCGCTCCTGCGAGCGGGTCAACGGGCTGCAGGTGGTGCTGCGGGGCTACGCCGCGATGGCCTCGGAATTGGCCGGCGCGCAATGGAATGAGGGCGACGTGTTCTGCTCGGTGGTGCGCCGGGTGGCGCTGCCGGATGCGTTCTTCGCGATCGACGGGCAGATCGAGACGTTCCTGACGGTGCTCGACGAGTTCGGCGCCTATCCCGCCGTCGTCCAGCGCGAATTGGACCGGTACCTACCGTTTTTGGCGACCACCCGCATCCTGATGGCGGCGGTCCGCGCCGGGGTGGGCCGGGAGACCGCGCACGAGGTGATCAAGGAACACGCGGTGGCCGTCGCGCTGGCGATGCGCGAACAGGGTCGCGAACCGGACCTGCTGGACCGGCTGGCCGCCGATCCGCGGCTCCCGCTGGACCGTTCGGCGCTCGACGCCGCGCTGGCCGACAAGTCGGCGTTCACCGGGGCGGCCGGTGATCAGGTGGACGCGGTGGTGGCCGCGGTAGCGGAGTTGGTGCGGCTGCATCCGTCGGCCGCCGAGTACACCCCCGGCGCCATTCTTTGA
- a CDS encoding cytochrome P450 — protein sequence MTLAGIDFTDLDNFASGFPHALFELHRRVAPVYWHEPTEHTPDGEGFWSVATHAETLAVLRDPVTFSSVTGGGREFGGTLLQDLPIAGQVLNMMDDPRHAQIRRLVSSGLTPRMIGRVTDDLRLRTRRLLDGIQGGAEFDFVVEVAAEIPMQMICLLLGVPESERHWLFEAIEPNFDFGGSRAASITRMSVEEAGSRIYAYGQELIAAKRAQPTDDMLSAVVNARLEDPEAPTLSELELYLFFNLLFSAGAETTRNAAAGAMLALAEHPAQWELLRADPAKLATAVEEVIRWTSPSPSKRRTATRDVELGGQAIAAGHKAVVWEGSANRDPLAFAAPDRFDITRTPNPHLGFGHGIHYCLGANLARLELRVLLEEMLSRFAALEVVRPVEWTRSNRHTGIRHLVVRAD from the coding sequence ATGACGCTGGCGGGAATCGATTTCACGGATCTGGACAACTTCGCGTCCGGGTTCCCGCATGCGCTGTTCGAGCTCCACCGCCGGGTCGCGCCGGTGTACTGGCACGAACCCACGGAGCACACCCCGGACGGGGAGGGGTTCTGGTCGGTGGCCACCCACGCCGAGACGTTGGCGGTGCTGCGCGATCCGGTGACGTTCTCCTCGGTGACCGGCGGCGGGCGCGAGTTCGGCGGCACGCTGCTGCAGGATCTGCCGATCGCCGGGCAGGTGCTCAACATGATGGACGATCCGCGGCACGCGCAGATCCGCCGCCTGGTGAGTTCGGGACTGACACCACGGATGATCGGCCGGGTCACCGATGACCTGCGGTTGCGGACCCGCCGGCTGCTCGACGGGATCCAGGGCGGGGCCGAGTTCGATTTCGTGGTCGAGGTGGCCGCCGAGATCCCCATGCAGATGATCTGCCTGCTGTTGGGAGTGCCCGAATCCGAACGGCATTGGCTGTTCGAGGCCATCGAACCGAATTTCGACTTCGGCGGTTCGCGGGCCGCGTCCATCACCCGGATGTCGGTCGAGGAGGCGGGCTCTCGGATCTACGCCTACGGTCAGGAGCTCATCGCCGCCAAGCGCGCACAGCCCACCGACGACATGCTGTCGGCCGTGGTCAACGCCCGTCTCGAGGACCCGGAAGCGCCGACCCTGTCCGAGTTGGAGCTGTACCTGTTCTTCAATCTGCTGTTCTCCGCCGGCGCGGAAACCACCCGCAACGCAGCGGCCGGGGCGATGCTGGCGCTGGCCGAACACCCCGCGCAGTGGGAGCTGTTGCGGGCCGACCCTGCCAAGCTGGCGACGGCGGTCGAAGAGGTCATCCGCTGGACCTCGCCGTCGCCGTCCAAGCGCCGCACGGCCACCCGCGACGTCGAACTCGGCGGGCAGGCGATCGCCGCGGGGCACAAGGCCGTGGTCTGGGAAGGATCGGCGAATCGGGACCCGCTGGCATTTGCGGCCCCGGACCGCTTCGACATCACCCGAACACCGAACCCGCACTTGGGTTTCGGGCATGGCATTCATTACTGCCTGGGAGCGAATCTGGCGCGCCTCGAACTGCGGGTGTTGCTTGAGGAGATGCTGTCCAGGTTCGCCGCCCTCGAGGTGGTGCGGCCGGTCGAATGGACCCGCAGTAACCGCCACACCGGAATCAGACACCTCGTTGTCCGGGCCGACTGA
- a CDS encoding tellurite resistance/C4-dicarboxylate transporter family protein — protein MSGPTELRPPPDVFAVVMAAGIVSIAALDHTHRWVSAGLALFAAGALPVLMVLAAHGWRHRALDLADVDVVLRLFTFVAAGAVLATRFGGSWVVWPLAAMALSAWMSLLPVLLRRMRRVGWPGLRDRARGAWELASVGTSALAIVFADLRMMFPALLFWVLALLIYGFMTALILLRTGHERLDREGFQPDSWILMGALAIATVAGVHIHAQWPTEVVQHATVVTWLVATLWIPALMLFAVRGVRTQVPVPSAWWAMVFPLGMYSSATFALWKEVGWGWLHPVSQAFFWTALAAWLTVAALWGFRRVLTR, from the coding sequence TTGTCCGGGCCGACTGAATTGCGGCCGCCGCCGGATGTCTTCGCGGTGGTGATGGCCGCGGGCATCGTGTCGATCGCGGCGCTGGACCACACCCACCGGTGGGTCAGCGCCGGCCTGGCGCTGTTCGCGGCGGGCGCGCTGCCGGTCCTGATGGTCCTGGCGGCCCACGGGTGGCGCCACCGCGCGCTCGACCTCGCCGATGTGGACGTCGTGCTGCGACTCTTCACGTTCGTGGCCGCCGGCGCGGTGCTGGCGACCAGGTTCGGCGGATCGTGGGTCGTGTGGCCGCTGGCCGCGATGGCGCTGTCGGCGTGGATGTCGCTGCTGCCGGTGCTGCTGCGCCGGATGCGACGCGTGGGCTGGCCGGGCCTGCGGGACCGCGCCCGGGGCGCCTGGGAGTTGGCCAGCGTGGGGACCTCGGCCCTGGCGATCGTCTTCGCCGATCTGCGCATGATGTTCCCGGCACTGCTGTTCTGGGTGCTGGCGCTGCTGATCTACGGATTCATGACCGCGCTGATCCTGCTGCGCACCGGGCATGAACGGCTGGACCGGGAGGGCTTCCAACCCGACAGCTGGATCTTGATGGGCGCGTTGGCCATTGCCACCGTCGCCGGGGTGCACATCCACGCGCAGTGGCCGACCGAGGTGGTACAGCACGCGACGGTGGTGACCTGGCTGGTGGCCACGCTGTGGATACCGGCCCTGATGCTGTTCGCGGTGCGCGGCGTGCGCACCCAGGTCCCGGTCCCGTCGGCCTGGTGGGCGATGGTCTTTCCGCTCGGGATGTACTCCTCGGCGACGTTCGCGCTGTGGAAGGAGGTCGGCTGGGGGTGGCTGCATCCCGTCTCCCAGGCCTTCTTCTGGACCGCGCTGGCGGCGTGGCTCACCGTCGCGGCCCTCTGGGGATTTCGGCGTGTTCTCACACGGTGA
- a CDS encoding type IV toxin-antitoxin system AbiEi family antitoxin domain-containing protein produces the protein MVDDYLRRHDGVITLAQAAAAGMHREAVRRRVVSGRWRRLSPGVFFADDRPFTNAARIRALVWGYGANATASGTAAAWWHRLISTAPDLVEVTVPRVANGRGRPGSTLRRRDLPQTDVVERRGLRVTSLPLTVLEAAVHSGGTPIMDRALQRATELPELWRAQVRNKGRYGSPRARMLLQAAEDGARSTAERRHIALLNAAHITGWVANYPVGGYLVDVAFPQHKVAIEIDGWAFHSDVDDFVADRKRQNKLALLGWQVLRFTWWDLTEHPERVIAVIRQAISA, from the coding sequence ATGGTCGATGATTACCTCCGCCGCCACGACGGCGTGATCACACTTGCCCAGGCTGCCGCGGCAGGCATGCACCGTGAGGCAGTCCGACGACGGGTGGTGTCCGGCCGCTGGCGCCGGTTGTCACCGGGCGTCTTCTTCGCCGACGACCGCCCGTTCACCAATGCGGCGCGAATACGCGCCCTGGTTTGGGGTTATGGCGCCAACGCAACGGCCAGCGGGACCGCGGCGGCCTGGTGGCATCGCCTCATCAGCACCGCACCCGATCTGGTCGAGGTCACCGTTCCCCGAGTAGCCAACGGCCGCGGCAGGCCCGGATCGACCCTGCGCAGGCGTGATCTTCCCCAGACCGACGTCGTCGAGCGACGTGGGCTGCGGGTCACGTCGTTGCCGCTGACCGTGCTCGAAGCGGCCGTCCACAGTGGGGGCACGCCGATCATGGATCGGGCGTTGCAGCGCGCCACCGAGCTACCCGAACTGTGGCGCGCGCAGGTACGCAACAAGGGCCGCTACGGTTCTCCGCGGGCTCGCATGCTGCTGCAAGCCGCCGAGGACGGTGCGCGCTCGACGGCTGAACGCCGGCACATTGCGCTGTTGAACGCGGCCCACATCACCGGTTGGGTGGCGAACTATCCCGTTGGGGGCTACCTCGTCGATGTGGCGTTCCCGCAGCACAAGGTGGCGATCGAAATCGACGGCTGGGCGTTTCACAGCGACGTCGACGACTTCGTTGCCGATCGCAAGCGCCAGAACAAGCTCGCGCTGCTCGGTTGGCAGGTGCTGCGATTCACCTGGTGGGACCTCACCGAGCATCCCGAACGCGTCATTGCCGTCATCCGCCAAGCGATTTCGGCGTGA
- a CDS encoding phosphoribosylaminoimidazolesuccinocarboxamide synthase, which translates to MRPSLSDYPHLSSGKVRELYGIDDDTLLFVASDRISAYDHILDSEIPDKGRILTAMSVFFFDLIAAPNHLAGAPDDPRIPAEVLGRALVVQKLDMLPVECVARGYLSGSGLLDYQQTGQVCGIPLPSGLTEASKFDEPIFTPATKADIGDHDENVDYAAVVELVGAQRAERLRAQTLQIYRQAAEHALAKGIIIADTKFEFGVDADGGLRLADEVFTPDSSRYWPAERYRAGVVQPSFDKQFVRNWLTSEESGWDRHGMQPPPPLPPDIVAATRARYIEAYERISGLRFADWIGAQG; encoded by the coding sequence ATGCGACCCTCCCTGTCCGACTATCCGCATCTGTCCAGCGGCAAGGTCCGCGAGCTCTACGGCATCGACGACGACACCCTGCTGTTCGTGGCCTCCGACCGGATCTCGGCCTATGACCACATCCTGGATTCCGAGATCCCGGACAAGGGCCGCATCCTCACCGCGATGAGCGTGTTCTTCTTCGATCTGATCGCCGCCCCCAACCATCTGGCCGGCGCGCCCGACGACCCCCGCATCCCCGCGGAGGTGCTGGGCCGGGCGTTGGTGGTGCAGAAGCTGGACATGCTCCCGGTGGAGTGCGTCGCCCGCGGCTACCTCAGCGGATCGGGACTGCTGGACTATCAGCAGACCGGCCAGGTGTGCGGCATCCCGCTGCCGTCGGGTCTGACCGAGGCCAGCAAGTTCGACGAGCCGATCTTCACGCCCGCGACCAAGGCGGACATCGGCGACCACGACGAGAACGTCGACTACGCCGCGGTGGTCGAACTGGTGGGCGCGCAGCGGGCCGAGCGGTTGCGGGCCCAGACGCTGCAGATCTACCGGCAGGCCGCCGAGCACGCGCTGGCCAAGGGCATCATCATCGCCGACACCAAGTTCGAATTCGGGGTGGACGCGGACGGCGGTCTGCGGCTGGCCGATGAGGTGTTCACCCCCGACTCGTCGCGCTACTGGCCGGCCGAGCGTTATCGGGCCGGTGTCGTGCAGCCCAGCTTCGACAAGCAGTTTGTCCGCAACTGGCTCACCTCCGAGGAGTCCGGGTGGGACCGGCACGGCATGCAACCGCCGCCGCCGCTGCCGCCGGACATCGTGGCCGCCACCCGTGCGCGTTATATCGAGGCCTACGAACGGATTTCGGGTCTTCGTTTCGCCGACTGGATTGGAGCGCAGGGATGA
- a CDS encoding S9 family peptidase, translating into MSAKFEPPVAKRVETRREFHGDVFIDPYEWLRDKAAPAVIGHLEAENAYTDAMTEHLEPLEQRIFDEIKARTKETDLSVPTRRGDYWYYGRSFEGKQYGVHCRCPVRDSQDWNPPVFDEHTEVPGEQVLLDENLEAEGHEFFSLGAATISRDGTVLAYSVDVVGDERYTLRFKDLQTGTMLPDEIPGIAAGATWAADNTTIYYTTVDDAWRTDTVWRHRLGSGAPAERVYHEPDERFWLGVGRSRSDAYVMIGAGSGITSEVFVADAADPNAQFRSVLSRREGVEYSVEHAVVGGADRFLILHNDGAVNFTLVEAPVDDPGDQRTLVPHDDNVRLEAVDAFAGHLVLSYRRAALPRIQLWPITSDGQYAPPEELEFESELMSSGLGGNPNWDAPRLRIAATSFVIPLRVYDLDLRTGERILLREQPVLGEYRPEDYVERRDWAQAPDGARVPVSLIYRKGIEFPSPALLYGYGAYESCEDPRFSIARLSLLDRGMVFAVAHVRGGGELGRLWYENGKLLKKKNTFTDFIAVAQHLVDTGVTRPEQLVALGGSAGGLLVGAVANMAPQLFAGILAQVPFVDPLTSILDPSLPLTITEWDEWGNPLHDSDVYAYMKSYTPYENVAAVDYPAILAMTSLHDTRVLYVEPAKWVAALRHTKTDDHPVLLKTQMSAGHGGISGRYERWKEVAFQYAWLLTTADVSVGP; encoded by the coding sequence ATGAGCGCCAAGTTCGAACCGCCCGTCGCCAAGCGCGTTGAAACCCGTCGGGAGTTCCACGGCGACGTGTTCATCGACCCCTACGAGTGGCTGCGGGACAAGGCCGCCCCGGCGGTCATCGGCCACCTGGAGGCCGAGAACGCCTACACCGACGCGATGACCGAGCACCTCGAACCGCTCGAGCAACGCATCTTCGACGAGATCAAGGCGCGGACCAAGGAAACCGACCTGTCGGTACCGACGCGACGCGGCGACTATTGGTATTACGGACGCAGTTTCGAGGGCAAGCAGTACGGCGTGCACTGCCGCTGCCCGGTGCGCGATTCGCAGGACTGGAACCCGCCGGTGTTCGATGAGCACACCGAGGTGCCCGGTGAGCAGGTCCTGCTCGACGAGAACCTCGAAGCCGAGGGGCACGAGTTCTTTTCGCTCGGCGCGGCCACCATCAGCCGGGATGGCACGGTGCTGGCGTACTCGGTCGATGTGGTCGGCGACGAGCGATACACGCTGCGGTTCAAGGACCTGCAGACCGGCACGATGTTGCCCGACGAGATCCCCGGCATCGCGGCCGGCGCCACCTGGGCCGCCGACAACACCACGATCTACTACACCACCGTCGACGACGCCTGGCGCACCGACACCGTGTGGCGGCACCGACTCGGCAGCGGCGCGCCGGCCGAGCGGGTCTATCACGAACCCGATGAACGGTTCTGGCTCGGCGTCGGGCGCAGTCGCAGCGATGCCTACGTGATGATCGGCGCCGGATCGGGGATCACCTCCGAGGTCTTCGTCGCCGACGCCGCCGACCCGAATGCGCAGTTCCGCAGCGTGCTGTCGCGCCGCGAGGGCGTGGAGTACTCGGTTGAGCACGCGGTGGTGGGCGGTGCGGACCGGTTCCTGATCCTGCACAACGACGGCGCGGTCAACTTCACCCTGGTGGAGGCGCCCGTCGACGACCCGGGCGATCAGCGCACCCTGGTGCCGCACGACGACAACGTCCGTCTCGAGGCCGTCGACGCGTTCGCCGGGCATCTGGTGCTCAGCTATCGGCGGGCCGCGCTACCGCGAATCCAGCTGTGGCCCATCACTTCCGACGGTCAGTACGCGCCGCCGGAGGAGCTCGAGTTCGAATCCGAGCTGATGTCCTCGGGGCTGGGCGGGAACCCGAACTGGGACGCCCCGCGGCTGCGGATCGCCGCGACGTCGTTTGTGATCCCGCTGCGGGTCTACGATCTGGATCTGCGCACCGGGGAGCGCATTCTGCTGCGGGAGCAGCCGGTGCTGGGCGAATACCGCCCGGAGGACTACGTGGAGCGCCGGGACTGGGCGCAAGCCCCGGACGGCGCCCGTGTGCCGGTGTCGTTGATCTACCGCAAGGGCATCGAATTCCCGTCGCCGGCACTGCTTTACGGCTACGGCGCCTACGAATCCTGCGAGGATCCGCGGTTCTCGATTGCGCGGCTGTCGTTGCTGGATCGCGGCATGGTGTTCGCGGTGGCCCACGTCCGCGGTGGCGGTGAGCTCGGCCGGCTCTGGTACGAGAACGGCAAGCTGCTCAAGAAGAAGAACACCTTCACCGACTTCATCGCGGTGGCCCAGCACCTGGTCGACACCGGCGTCACCCGGCCGGAGCAACTCGTCGCGCTCGGCGGCAGCGCGGGCGGCCTGCTCGTGGGCGCGGTGGCCAACATGGCCCCGCAGCTGTTCGCCGGGATCCTGGCGCAGGTCCCGTTCGTCGACCCGCTGACCAGCATCCTGGACCCCTCGCTGCCGCTGACCATCACCGAATGGGACGAGTGGGGAAATCCGTTGCACGACAGTGACGTCTACGCCTACATGAAGTCCTACACGCCGTATGAGAACGTGGCGGCGGTCGACTACCCGGCCATCTTGGCGATGACGTCGCTGCATGACACCCGGGTGCTCTACGTCGAACCGGCGAAGTGGGTCGCGGCGCTGCGCCACACCAAAACCGACGATCACCCGGTGCTGCTGAAAACCCAAATGAGTGCCGGCCACGGCGGTATCAGCGGCCGGTACGAACGTTGGAAGGAAGTCGCCTTCCAGTACGCGTGGCTGCTGACGACCGCGGATGTTAGCGTCGGGCCATGA
- a CDS encoding glutathione peroxidase yields MSLNDIALTTLDGQSTSLANYADRAVLVVNVASKCGLTPQYSGLEQLARDYAERGLTVIGVPCNQFMGQEPGTAEEIQTFCSTTYGVTFPLLAKTDVNGAQRHPLFAELTKTADADGEAGDVQWNFEKFLIAPGGAVVNRFRPRTAPDAPEVVSAIEAVLPG; encoded by the coding sequence ATGAGCCTCAACGATATTGCGCTGACCACCCTCGACGGCCAGTCGACGTCCCTGGCCAACTACGCCGACCGTGCCGTCTTGGTGGTCAACGTCGCCTCCAAATGCGGACTGACACCCCAGTACAGCGGCCTCGAGCAGTTGGCGCGCGACTACGCCGAGCGTGGCCTGACGGTGATCGGCGTGCCGTGCAACCAGTTCATGGGGCAGGAACCCGGCACCGCCGAGGAGATCCAGACGTTCTGCTCGACCACCTACGGCGTCACGTTTCCGCTGCTGGCCAAGACCGACGTCAACGGCGCGCAGCGGCATCCGCTCTTCGCCGAGCTCACCAAAACCGCCGACGCCGACGGCGAGGCCGGCGATGTGCAGTGGAACTTCGAGAAGTTCCTGATCGCCCCCGGCGGTGCCGTCGTCAACCGGTTCCGGCCGCGCACCGCGCCGGATGCGCCCGAGGTGGTCAGCGCCATCGAGGCCGTCCTGCCCGGCTGA
- a CDS encoding DUF2334 domain-containing protein, whose translation MTGQLIVSVSGISARTVSAVDEFCGQLDARGVPVSLLVAPRLKGGYRLDEDPGTVDWLVQRRARGAAVVLHGYDDAATKRRRAEFAVLPAHEANLRLTAADRILDHLGLRTRLFAAPGWSVSEGATRVLPRNGFRLLVGAAGTTDLVRGGTERARVLGIGAGYLAEAWWCRTLVLSAQRTARRGGIVRLAVSAPQLRKPGPQQAALDVVDLALLHGCAPGVYRWRSRSALADAA comes from the coding sequence ATGACGGGGCAGTTGATCGTGTCGGTGTCGGGTATCAGCGCGCGGACAGTGTCCGCGGTGGACGAGTTCTGCGGGCAGCTCGACGCCCGCGGCGTGCCGGTGTCGCTGCTGGTGGCACCGCGGCTCAAGGGCGGGTACCGCCTCGACGAGGACCCGGGCACCGTGGACTGGCTTGTGCAGCGGCGGGCCCGCGGCGCCGCGGTGGTCCTGCACGGCTACGACGACGCCGCGACCAAACGCCGTCGCGCCGAGTTCGCCGTCCTGCCCGCCCATGAGGCCAACCTGCGGCTGACGGCGGCCGACCGGATTCTGGACCACCTGGGATTGCGCACCCGCCTGTTTGCCGCGCCGGGCTGGTCGGTCTCCGAGGGCGCGACAAGGGTGCTGCCGCGCAACGGGTTTCGGCTATTGGTCGGGGCTGCCGGAACGACCGACTTGGTCCGCGGCGGGACCGAGCGGGCGCGCGTGCTGGGCATCGGCGCCGGGTATCTGGCCGAGGCGTGGTGGTGCCGGACGCTGGTGCTCTCCGCGCAACGCACCGCCCGTCGGGGCGGCATCGTGCGGCTGGCGGTGTCGGCGCCGCAGCTGCGTAAGCCCGGCCCGCAGCAGGCCGCGCTCGACGTCGTCGACCTGGCGTTGCTGCACGGGTGCGCCCCCGGCGTCTACCGGTGGCGGTCCCGGTCGGCACTGGCGGACGCGGCCTGA